The genomic segment CCCGCCGGCCTGTCAGCGCGCCAGCCCCGCCCGGCCCGGCCGGCCCGGCCAGCCCGGCCGGCCAGCCCGCCCCGCCCGGCCCGTCAGCCGGCGAGCACCGGCGGGCGCAGGGTGCGCCGGAGGCGGCCGAAGGTCCGGGGGAGGCCGACGGCGAGGGCGGCGACGGGGGCGCCGTCGGCGCGCCAGACGGCGGCGAAGGGGCGCTCGGCCAGGGAGCCCTCGACGACCTCGGGGGCGGCGCCGGGCGGGACGCGGCCGGCGAGCTGGAGGCGGGTGCCGTACTGGTCGCTCCACACGTACGGCGGGGCGGTGACGGCGGCGGGGGCGTCGCGTCCCAGGAGCGTGGCGGCGGCGACCTGCGCCTGCTCGACGGCGCTGGTCCAGTGCTCGAGGCGCAGGTGCGTGCCGGTCCAGCCGTGCACGGCGCGGGCGACGTCGCCGACCGCGAGCACCCCGGGGACGGCGGTGCGGCAGCGGGCGTCGCAGACGACGCCGTCGCGCAGCTCGACCCCGGAGCCGTGCAGCCAGTCCGTCGCCGGCACCACGCCGACGCCGACGACCACCACGTCCGCCGGCAGCTCCCTCCCGTCGGCGAGGACGACCGCGCAGACCCGCCCGCCGTCCGCCCGCAGGCCGGCCACGCCGTCGCCCGTGAGCAGCCGCGTGCCGTGGTCCTCGTGCAGGCGCGCGACGGCCGCGCC from the Vallicoccus soli genome contains:
- a CDS encoding NAD(P)/FAD-dependent oxidoreductase, which gives rise to MLSSVTVVGSSLAGLSTARALRAGGYDGRLLLVGEEDHAPYDRPPLSKALLAGEAQEDDLALLEDGEDLALDVRRGVRAVRLDPADRAVVLGTGERVVSDAVVVATGAHARRLAAGEGLAGVHLLRTLDDARALRADLVAGSPRVVVVGAGFIGSEVASTARGLGLDVTVVEALAVPLAGSLGPQVGAAVARLHEDHGTRLLTGDGVAGLRADGGRVCAVVLADGRELPADVVVVGVGVVPATDWLHGSGVELRDGVVCDARCRTAVPGVLAVGDVARAVHGWTGTHLRLEHWTSAVEQAQVAAATLLGRDAPAAVTAPPYVWSDQYGTRLQLAGRVPPGAAPEVVEGSLAERPFAAVWRADGAPVAALAVGLPRTFGRLRRTLRPPVLAG